In bacterium, one DNA window encodes the following:
- the gdhA gene encoding NADP-specific glutamate dehydrogenase: MYVDDVFKKVAARDPDQPEFLQAVEEVFTSLGEFIDENPQYKKGNILERVVEPDRTILFRVPWETDDGEVMVNRGMRVEFNNAIGPYKGGLRFHPSVNLGIIKFLGFEQIFKNALTTLPMGGGKGGSDFDPKGKSDAEVMRFCQSFMNELYKYLGPNTDVPAGDIGVGAREIGFMFGQYKRLTNEFTGVFTGKRLTWGGSLIRPEATGYGAVYFADEMLKTRGDSLNGKVCLVSGSGNVAQFTVEKLTQLGAKAITLSDSSGFIHDPDGIDEEKLAFVKELKNVRRGRIKEYAEKFKVQYTPADPKLDHNPLWAIKADCACPSATQNEINRNDAANLVKGGVFVVSEGANMPTMPEGVDVFLKAKVLYGPGKAANAGGVSVSGLEMSQNSLRLSWSREEVDERLRGIMAAIHEQCMMYGYDEKDKYCDYVKGANVGGFKKVADAMLDQGVV, encoded by the coding sequence ATGTACGTCGACGACGTCTTTAAGAAGGTAGCAGCCCGCGACCCCGACCAACCGGAATTCCTCCAGGCGGTGGAGGAGGTTTTTACGTCGCTCGGGGAATTCATCGACGAGAACCCCCAATACAAGAAAGGGAACATTCTTGAGCGCGTCGTCGAGCCGGACCGCACTATTCTGTTTCGCGTCCCGTGGGAAACGGACGACGGCGAAGTGATGGTAAACCGGGGTATGCGCGTGGAGTTCAACAACGCCATCGGCCCCTACAAGGGCGGCCTGCGCTTTCACCCCTCCGTCAACCTCGGCATCATCAAGTTCCTCGGCTTCGAACAGATATTCAAGAACGCGCTCACGACGCTCCCCATGGGCGGCGGCAAAGGCGGCTCCGACTTCGACCCCAAGGGCAAGAGCGACGCCGAAGTCATGCGCTTTTGCCAGAGCTTTATGAACGAACTCTATAAATACCTCGGCCCCAATACCGACGTGCCCGCGGGCGACATCGGCGTGGGCGCCCGCGAAATAGGCTTCATGTTCGGCCAGTATAAACGCCTTACAAACGAGTTTACCGGCGTCTTTACCGGTAAGCGCCTGACCTGGGGCGGTTCGCTCATCCGGCCCGAGGCCACCGGCTACGGCGCGGTATACTTCGCCGACGAGATGTTGAAGACGCGCGGCGATTCTCTCAACGGAAAGGTGTGCCTCGTCTCCGGTTCGGGCAACGTCGCCCAGTTCACCGTCGAAAAGCTCACCCAGCTCGGCGCCAAAGCCATTACGCTCTCCGACTCCTCGGGCTTCATACACGACCCCGACGGCATCGACGAGGAGAAGCTCGCGTTCGTCAAGGAGTTGAAGAACGTCCGGCGCGGCCGCATCAAAGAGTACGCCGAAAAGTTCAAGGTCCAATACACGCCCGCGGACCCGAAGCTGGACCACAACCCGCTGTGGGCCATCAAGGCCGACTGCGCCTGCCCGAGCGCGACGCAGAACGAAATCAACCGCAACGACGCCGCAAACCTCGTCAAGGGTGGCGTCTTCGTCGTATCCGAGGGCGCCAACATGCCGACGATGCCGGAGGGCGTCGACGTTTTCCTGAAGGCCAAGGTCCTCTACGGCCCGGGCAAAGCGGCCAACGCCGGCGGCGTCTCCGTCTCCGGCCTCGAAATGTCGCAGAACAGCCTCCGCCTGTCGTGGTCGCGCGAGGAAGTGGATGAACGCCTCCGCGGCATCATGGCCGCCATCCACGAACAGTGCATGATGTACGGCTACGACGAGAAGGATAAATATTGCGACTACGTTAAAGGCGCCAACGTCGGCGGCTTCAAGAAGGTGGCCGACGCGATGCTGGACCAGGGCGTCGTTTAA
- the mreD gene encoding rod shape-determining protein MreD has protein sequence MRIFLRYVVVLAAAVYVHHAVAPRLLPDAAVPDLTLATVVYVALAVGGVPAVVCGFILGLASDLLGWGPVGLGALVGTASAAAFSHFRGQIYEGSLLVPAIFAAAAVIVKQTLAFVLVAAFAGPASFGWLVVGKVALAAAATAVVSFPLLFFYWRFLPPRRT, from the coding sequence TTGCGCATATTCCTACGATACGTCGTCGTGCTGGCCGCGGCCGTCTACGTACACCACGCCGTGGCGCCGCGTCTCCTGCCGGACGCCGCGGTCCCGGACCTCACGTTAGCGACCGTGGTGTACGTCGCGCTCGCCGTGGGCGGCGTCCCGGCGGTGGTCTGCGGCTTCATCCTGGGCTTGGCGTCCGACCTGTTGGGATGGGGGCCCGTCGGCCTGGGCGCGTTGGTGGGCACGGCCTCGGCGGCGGCCTTCTCCCACTTCCGCGGCCAAATTTACGAGGGGAGCCTGCTCGTGCCGGCGATCTTCGCCGCGGCCGCCGTCATCGTAAAACAAACCCTCGCTTTTGTACTCGTCGCGGCCTTCGCCGGGCCGGCCTCTTTCGGCTGGCTTGTCGTCGGCAAGGTCGCGTTGGCGGCCGCCGCCACGGCCGTCGTCTCTTTCCCGCTGCTATTCTTTTATTGGCGCTTCTTACCGCCGCGCCGCACGTAG
- a CDS encoding aldehyde dehydrogenase family protein, which yields MAGKEYLVAGEWRCSEEELAVRCPYDGDVVGATWNATAADVEEAATTAYEFFRGGESVPSYERVDVLNKLSRLVKENAEDLAKTLALEAGKNIREARGEVGRCAFTCEVAAAEVSRLEGEVVPLDLHPAGRGRFGIVRRFVRGPVLAITPFNFPLNLVAHKLAPAMACGAPIVIKPASATPLSALELATLALEAGAPARQISVLPMPGSRAEGLVADERFAVLTFTGSPEVGWSLKGKAGRKQVCLELGGNAAAIVHSDADLAYAVKRVVAGGFGVAGQSCISVQRVYIHRPVYDDVAAALVDAVRRLRVGHPLDEDADLGSLIDEDAAARVEGWLEEAKAAGARVLCGGKRDGTRLEPAVVEGCPAELPLSCREAFAPVVLLEPYDDFAEAVAAADDSRYGLQAGVFTRDLGRVRYAYENIRAGAVVAGDVPTFRVDHMPYGGAKESGIGREGPRYAIEGYTEPRMLIVCEFGP from the coding sequence ATGGCCGGTAAAGAATACCTGGTTGCGGGTGAGTGGCGCTGCTCGGAGGAGGAACTCGCGGTGCGGTGTCCGTACGACGGCGACGTCGTCGGTGCGACGTGGAACGCGACCGCCGCGGACGTCGAGGAGGCGGCCACGACGGCGTACGAGTTCTTCCGCGGGGGGGAAAGTGTCCCGTCGTACGAGCGCGTAGACGTTTTAAACAAGCTGTCGCGACTGGTGAAAGAGAACGCGGAGGATTTGGCGAAGACGCTCGCGCTCGAGGCCGGCAAGAATATTCGAGAGGCCCGGGGCGAGGTAGGCCGGTGCGCGTTTACGTGCGAGGTCGCGGCGGCGGAGGTGAGCCGGCTGGAGGGCGAGGTGGTGCCGTTGGACCTGCATCCCGCGGGTAGGGGCCGCTTCGGCATCGTGCGGCGGTTCGTGCGGGGGCCGGTGCTCGCGATAACGCCGTTCAATTTCCCGTTGAACCTGGTGGCCCATAAGCTGGCGCCGGCCATGGCTTGCGGCGCGCCCATAGTCATCAAACCCGCGTCCGCGACGCCGCTGTCGGCGCTCGAGCTGGCGACGCTGGCGCTCGAGGCCGGCGCGCCGGCGCGGCAAATCTCGGTCCTCCCCATGCCCGGCTCGAGGGCGGAAGGTCTGGTCGCCGACGAGCGGTTCGCGGTGTTGACCTTCACCGGCTCCCCGGAGGTCGGTTGGAGTTTGAAGGGGAAGGCGGGCCGCAAGCAGGTGTGCCTCGAGCTGGGCGGCAACGCCGCGGCCATTGTACATTCCGACGCCGACCTGGCGTACGCCGTGAAGCGCGTAGTGGCGGGCGGCTTCGGCGTCGCGGGGCAGTCGTGCATCTCGGTCCAGCGCGTTTACATCCATCGGCCGGTTTACGACGACGTCGCGGCCGCTTTGGTGGACGCGGTGCGGCGTTTGCGCGTCGGCCACCCCCTGGACGAGGACGCCGACCTCGGCAGCTTGATAGACGAGGACGCCGCGGCGCGCGTCGAGGGTTGGCTCGAGGAGGCGAAGGCCGCCGGCGCGCGCGTACTGTGCGGCGGCAAACGCGACGGAACCCGCCTCGAGCCGGCGGTGGTGGAGGGGTGCCCGGCGGAGTTGCCGCTGAGCTGCCGGGAGGCTTTCGCGCCGGTGGTATTGCTCGAGCCGTACGACGATTTCGCCGAAGCCGTTGCCGCGGCGGATGACTCCCGCTACGGCCTCCAGGCGGGCGTTTTCACGCGGGACCTGGGGCGCGTTCGCTACGCCTACGAGAATATAAGAGCGGGCGCGGTAGTCGCGGGCGACGTGCCGACGTTCCGCGTGGACCACATGCCGTACGGCGGCGCCAAGGAGTCGGGCATAGGCCGCGAGGGCCCGCGCTACGCCATCGAGGGGTATACCGAACCGCGGATGTTGATAGTTTGCGAGTTCGGCCCGTAG
- a CDS encoding class II fructose-bisphosphate aldolase codes for MPLADAKDILGTARDGGYAVAAFNVNDLEFAQAVVAAAEEERAPIFVAATETALAYGGDALARLALDIIDGASVPLVLHLDHGSSVEAARKAVDLGFNSVMVDGSTLPYDENVALVAAAVDEFARRGVAVEGELGHVAKDHDRGAFTEPAEAAAFVEATGVHSLAVAVGTSHGAYKFEGEPTIDVERLEAIAAATPVPLVLHGASAVYEDVVRQVENAGGHLPRARGLSDKLLRQAVARGVAKVNVDTDLRLAFVAAVRKYFKNDAAAIDPKKILGAGRDAVREMARRKIRACRGAR; via the coding sequence ATGCCCCTCGCCGACGCCAAAGATATTTTAGGTACCGCCCGGGACGGCGGTTACGCCGTCGCCGCGTTCAACGTCAACGACCTCGAGTTCGCCCAGGCCGTCGTGGCCGCCGCGGAGGAGGAGCGCGCGCCCATCTTCGTGGCCGCGACCGAGACCGCGCTGGCCTACGGCGGCGACGCGCTGGCCCGGCTCGCCCTGGATATCATCGACGGCGCTTCGGTTCCGCTCGTCTTGCACCTCGACCACGGCTCGAGCGTCGAGGCCGCGCGCAAAGCGGTCGACCTCGGCTTCAACTCCGTGATGGTGGACGGTTCCACGCTGCCGTACGACGAGAACGTCGCGCTGGTGGCCGCGGCGGTGGACGAGTTCGCGCGCCGCGGCGTCGCCGTCGAAGGCGAGCTGGGCCACGTCGCCAAAGACCACGACCGGGGGGCCTTCACGGAGCCGGCCGAGGCCGCGGCCTTCGTCGAAGCGACGGGCGTCCACTCGCTGGCCGTAGCGGTCGGCACGAGCCACGGCGCGTACAAGTTCGAGGGCGAGCCGACCATAGACGTCGAACGGCTGGAGGCCATCGCCGCCGCGACGCCGGTTCCGCTCGTGCTCCACGGCGCGTCGGCGGTTTACGAGGACGTCGTGCGCCAGGTGGAGAACGCGGGAGGGCACCTTCCGCGGGCGCGGGGCCTCTCGGACAAGCTCCTACGTCAAGCGGTCGCGCGCGGCGTCGCAAAGGTCAACGTCGATACCGACCTCCGGCTGGCGTTCGTCGCCGCGGTTCGAAAATATTTTAAAAATGACGCCGCGGCCATCGACCCTAAAAAGATACTCGGGGCGGGCCGCGACGCGGTGCGCGAGATGGCCCGGCGCAAGATAAGGGCGTGCCGGGGCGCGCGTTAG
- the eno gene encoding phosphopyruvate hydratase: MTTIVDVYAREILDSRGNPTVEVDVYTESGSRGRAAVPSGASTGEFEACELRDDDASRYVGKGVRQAVANVNGPIADALLGADAADQAAADQILIELDGTDNKAKFGANAILGASMACARAAAEFFDLPLYRYLGGVGARLLPAPMFNILNGGAHADNNVDIQEFMVVPYAAPTFGEALRAGAEIYHALKKVLKERGLAAGVGDEGGFAPNLGSNEEALQLVVEAVVAAGYRPGENVGLAIDAAASSFFRKGKYHLDGAKLDAAAVVELYGRWLEAYPVISIEDGLAEDDWAGWRLLNEKLGDRVQLVGDDLFVTNLERLRRGIRENAANSILIKLNQIGTVTETIAAVELARRHGMSAVVSHRSGETEDTFIADFVVAVGAGQIKTGAPARSERVAKYNELLRIEEDLASSAQFAGASTIRSFKA; this comes from the coding sequence ATGACCACCATCGTCGACGTTTACGCGCGCGAAATTTTGGACAGCCGCGGCAACCCCACGGTCGAGGTAGACGTATACACCGAGTCCGGCTCCCGGGGCCGCGCGGCCGTTCCCTCCGGCGCCAGCACCGGCGAGTTCGAGGCCTGCGAGCTCCGCGACGACGACGCTTCCCGCTACGTCGGCAAGGGCGTCCGCCAGGCGGTGGCCAACGTCAACGGCCCCATCGCCGACGCGCTGCTGGGGGCGGACGCCGCGGACCAGGCCGCCGCCGACCAGATACTAATCGAGCTCGACGGGACCGACAACAAGGCCAAGTTCGGCGCCAACGCCATCCTGGGCGCGTCGATGGCGTGCGCTCGAGCCGCGGCCGAGTTCTTCGACCTGCCGCTCTACCGCTACCTGGGCGGCGTAGGCGCGCGCCTGCTGCCCGCGCCCATGTTCAACATCCTGAACGGCGGCGCCCACGCCGACAACAACGTCGACATCCAGGAGTTCATGGTCGTCCCGTACGCCGCGCCCACCTTCGGCGAGGCGTTGCGCGCCGGCGCGGAGATATACCACGCGCTGAAGAAAGTGCTCAAGGAGCGAGGGCTGGCCGCCGGCGTCGGCGACGAGGGCGGCTTCGCCCCCAACCTGGGCTCCAACGAGGAAGCGCTCCAGCTGGTGGTGGAGGCGGTCGTGGCCGCCGGGTACCGCCCGGGCGAAAACGTCGGCCTGGCCATAGACGCCGCGGCCTCGTCCTTCTTCCGGAAAGGCAAATACCACCTCGACGGCGCCAAGCTCGACGCGGCCGCGGTGGTGGAGCTCTACGGCCGGTGGCTCGAGGCGTACCCCGTGATATCCATCGAGGACGGCCTGGCCGAGGACGACTGGGCCGGCTGGCGGCTCCTCAACGAGAAGCTCGGCGACCGCGTGCAGCTGGTGGGCGACGACCTCTTCGTGACGAACCTCGAGCGCCTTCGGCGCGGCATCCGTGAGAACGCGGCCAACTCCATTCTCATCAAACTGAACCAGATCGGCACCGTGACCGAGACCATAGCCGCCGTCGAGCTCGCGCGCCGCCACGGCATGAGCGCCGTCGTCTCCCACCGCTCGGGCGAGACGGAGGACACCTTCATCGCCGACTTCGTCGTCGCCGTCGGCGCGGGCCAGATTAAGACCGGCGCGCCGGCCCGCTCGGAGCGGGTCGCGAAGTACAACGAGCTCCTCCGCATCGAGGAGGACCTGGCCTCCTCCGCGCAATTCGCCGGCGCGTCCACCATCCGGTCCTTCAAGGCGTAA
- a CDS encoding septum formation initiator family protein: MPRASETVHAAKTRRRRFVFGVVAGLVLAALLAYVFVFSRHGYLRRYELASENERLQLELRELRDENARLREELSRLDDPEAVEKLAREKLGLVKEGEQVYRFVEKDKKPENAEEKDPPLEP; this comes from the coding sequence ATGCCCCGAGCCAGCGAAACGGTACACGCCGCGAAGACGCGGCGACGACGCTTCGTATTCGGCGTCGTCGCCGGCCTGGTTCTGGCCGCGCTGCTCGCGTACGTCTTCGTCTTCAGCCGCCACGGGTACTTACGCCGCTACGAGCTCGCGAGCGAGAACGAACGCCTCCAGCTCGAGCTCCGGGAACTGCGCGACGAAAACGCCCGCCTCCGCGAGGAGCTGAGCCGCCTCGACGACCCGGAGGCGGTCGAGAAACTGGCCCGCGAGAAACTGGGCCTGGTCAAAGAGGGCGAGCAGGTCTACCGCTTCGTCGAAAAAGATAAAAAGCCGGAGAACGCCGAAGAGAAGGACCCGCCGCTCGAGCCGTGA
- a CDS encoding class I SAM-dependent methyltransferase, translated as MYAAGRWRTGGALPPRHALGPLGWLVWRTFRRFAGRREYERLVDLGGGEGYFATLFGRARYKAVVDAVAPALAVAKGRGLAVVQGDVRRVPLAAGACDLVFLSDVLEHVPPAKVGVVLQEAARVMKEGGVLLVNTSCYGLYLRRWLRRAPGGGRLDQDDVKDGHRSRLTRLELEAAIKASGLKINKRLYYKHLFQPLTALTARALSGRGGDGAATAKEKTLAGGPGRALNAVRIFVAGWDALFFGRVPGGAVIYKLEK; from the coding sequence TTGTACGCCGCGGGGCGTTGGCGTACGGGCGGCGCGCTGCCGCCCAGGCACGCCCTCGGGCCGCTGGGTTGGTTGGTGTGGCGCACCTTCCGCCGCTTCGCCGGCCGCCGCGAGTACGAACGGCTGGTCGACCTGGGCGGTGGCGAGGGGTACTTCGCGACGCTCTTCGGCCGGGCCCGATACAAGGCGGTGGTAGACGCCGTCGCGCCGGCGCTGGCGGTCGCGAAAGGCCGCGGCCTAGCCGTCGTTCAGGGGGACGTGCGGCGCGTACCGCTGGCGGCCGGCGCCTGCGACCTGGTCTTCCTGTCGGACGTGCTCGAGCACGTGCCGCCGGCCAAGGTCGGCGTCGTCCTCCAGGAAGCGGCGCGAGTGATGAAAGAGGGTGGCGTGCTGTTGGTGAATACGTCGTGCTACGGCCTGTACCTCCGGCGATGGCTCCGGCGCGCGCCGGGAGGAGGGCGCCTCGACCAGGACGACGTCAAGGACGGCCACCGGAGTCGATTGACGCGGCTCGAGCTGGAGGCGGCGATCAAGGCCTCGGGCCTAAAAATAAATAAGCGGTTGTATTACAAACACCTTTTCCAACCGCTGACGGCCCTGACGGCGCGGGCGTTATCCGGCCGCGGCGGCGACGGGGCGGCGACGGCGAAAGAGAAGACGCTCGCCGGCGGCCCGGGCCGCGCGCTGAACGCCGTACGCATCTTCGTCGCCGGTTGGGACGCGTTATTCTTCGGGCGGGTCCCGGGCGGCGCGGTAATATACAAACTGGAAAAATGA